The following are encoded together in the Monodelphis domestica isolate mMonDom1 chromosome 5, mMonDom1.pri, whole genome shotgun sequence genome:
- the LPCAT3 gene encoding lysophospholipid acyltransferase 5 yields the protein MATAAEQEVISELASKVLRVDFEELSLQNLATSLGASEQALRLIISIFLGYPFALFYRHFLFYKDCYLIHLFHIITGLSIAYFNFGSHLYHSLICVVLQFLILRLMGRTVTAVLTTFFFQMAYLLAGYYCTATGNYDIKWTMPHCVLTLKLIGLAVDYYDGGRDWNSLSLEQQKYAILGVPSLMEVAGFSYFYGGFLVGPQFSMNNYMKLVQGQMTDIPGKKPNSIIPALKRLSLGLFYLVSYTLLSPYITEEVLLEEDFDNQPFWFRCLYMLVWGKFVLYKYVTCWLVTEGVCILTGLGFNGRDERGHPQWNACANMKVWLFETNPRFTGTIASFNINTNAWVARYVFKRLKFLGNKMVSQGLSLLFLALWHGLHSGYLVCFQMEFLIVIVERQAAHLIIESPILSKLASITVLKPIYYLVQQTIHWLFMGYSMTAFCLFTWDKWLKVYKSVYFLGHIFFLSLLFILPYVHKKMVPRKEKLKKAE from the exons GATATCCCTTTGCCTTGTTTTATCGACACTTCCTTTTCTACAAGGATTGCTACCTCATCCATCTCTTCCACATTATCACAGGCCTCtcaattgcctattttaattttg GAAGCCACCTCTACCACTCTCTGATATGTGTGGTGCTACAGTTCCTCATTCTTCGATTGATGGGCCGTACTGTCACTGCCGTCCTGACCACCTTCTTCTTCCAAATG GCCTACCTTCTTGCTGGTTACTACTGCACAGCCACTGGCAATTATGACATCAAGTGGACAATGCCACACTGTGTCCTGACCTTGAAGTTAATTG GTCTGGCTGTTGACTACTATGACGGAGGGAGAGATTGG AATTCCTTGTCACTTGAACAGCAAAAATATGCCATTTTGGGCGTCCCTTCCCTGATGGAAGTTGCTGGTTTCTCCTATTTCTATGGGGGCTTTTTGGTGGGGCCCCAGTTCTCCATGAACAACTACATGAAGCTGGTACAGGGACAGATGACTGATATACCAGGGAAGAAACCCAACAG TATTATACCAGCTCTCAAGCGTCTAAGTTTGGGTCTCTTCTACCTGGTCAGCTACACCCTGCTCAGTCCCTATATCACAGAGGAGGTTCTTCTCGAGGAGGACTTTGAT AACCAACCCTTCTGGTTTCGCTGCCTATACATGCTAGTTTGGGGTAAATTTGTTCTCTACAAATATGTCACCTGTTGGCTGGTCACG GAAGGGGTGTGCATTCTGACTGGGCTGGGCTTCAATGGAAGGGATGAGAGAGGACATCCACAGTGGAATGCTTGTGCCAACATGAAAGTATGGCTATTTGAGACCAACCCACGATTCACTGGCACCATCGCCTCCTTCAACATCAACACCAATGCCTGGGTAGCCCG CTATGTCTTCAAGAGGCTCAAGTTCCTGGGGAACAAAATGGTGTCCCAGGGCCTGTCCCTGCTGTTCTTGGCCCTGTGGCATGGGCTACACTCCGGCTACCTGGTCTGCTTCCAGATGGAGTTCCTTATCGTTATTGTGGAGAGACAG GCTGCCCACCTAATTATAGAGAGCCCAATCTTGAGCAAGCTGGCATCCATCACTGTTCTGAAGCCTATCTACTACCTAGTGCAGCAAACCATTCACTGGCTCTTCATGGGTTATTCTatgactgccttttgcctttttaCATGGGATAAATGGTTAAAA GTCTACAAATCTGTCTATTTTCTTGGCCATATCTTCTTCCTGAGCCTCCTATTCATATTGCCTTATGTTCACAAAAAAATGGtgccaaggaaagaaaaattaaagaaagcagAGTAA
- the EMG1 gene encoding ribosomal RNA small subunit methyltransferase NEP1, protein MPGCKMAGPGDGFQARERRIREPERDWEAVEPKRPRLGVGSKSGGRRLVVVLEGASLETVKVGKTYELLNCDKHKSMLLKNGRDPGEVRPDIAHQSLLMLMDSPLNRAGLLQVYIHTQKNVLIEVNPQTRIPRTFDRFCGLMVQLLHKLSVRAADGPQKLLKVIKNPVSEHFPAGCMKIGTSFSAPVVSDVRELAPSSDPIVFVVGAFAHGSINVDYTEKMVSISNYPLSAALTCAKITTAFEEAWGII, encoded by the exons ATGCCCGGTTGTAAGATGGCGGGGCCCGGTGATGGTTTCCAGGCACGTGAACGGCGCATTCGGGAGCCGGAGAGGGACTGGGAGGCAGTAGAGCCCAAGCGGCCCCGCCTCGGTGTGGGGAGCAAAAGCGGTGGCCGGCGGCTTGTGGTGGTGCTGGAAGGGGCCAGCCTGGAGACCGTTAAG GTAGGAAAAACCTATGAGTTGCTTAATTGTGACAAACACAAGTCAATGCTCTTGAAAAATGGACGGGATCCTGGAGAAGTAAGACCCGACATAGCACACCAG AGTTTGTTGATGCTGATGGACAGTCCCCTGAACCGTGCTGGCTTGCTCCAGGTTTATATTCATACTCAAAAAAATGTTCTGATTGAGGTGAACCCTCAGACTCGGATTCCTCGGACCTTTGACCGCTTCTGTGGCCTCATGG TTCAACTCCTGCATAAACTCAGTGTTCGAGCAGCTGATGGCCCTCAGAAGCTGTTGAAG gTGATCAAGAATCCAGTGTCAGAACATTTTCCTGCAGGCTGTATGAAGATTGGCACCTCCTTTTCTGCCCCTGTTGTCAGTGATGTTAGAGAGCTGGCTCCCAGTAGTGACCCTATTGTCTTTGTGGTTGGGGCCTTTGCCCATGGCTCG aTCAATGTGGATTACACAGAGAAGATGGTATCCATCAGCAACTATCCCCTTTCTGCTGCTCTTACCTGTGCAAAAATTACCACAGCCTTTGAGGAAGCATGGGGTATCATTTAA